In a single window of the Flavivirga spongiicola genome:
- the rplN gene encoding 50S ribosomal protein L14 has protein sequence MVQQESRLKVADNTGAKEVLTIRVLGGTKRRYASVGDKIVVSVKDATPNGNIKKGAVSTAVVVRTKKEVRRPDGSYIRFDDNACVLLNPTGEMRGTRVFGPVARELRDKQFMKIVSLAPEVL, from the coding sequence ATGGTACAGCAAGAATCAAGATTAAAGGTAGCAGATAACACTGGAGCAAAAGAAGTATTAACAATACGTGTTCTAGGTGGTACTAAAAGAAGATACGCTTCTGTAGGAGACAAAATAGTTGTTTCTGTTAAAGATGCAACACCTAATGGAAACATTAAAAAAGGTGCTGTTTCTACTGCAGTTGTTGTTCGTACTAAAAAAGAAGTAAGAAGACCTGATGGATCTTATATTAGATTTGACGATAATGCATGTGTTTTATTAAACCCAACAGGTGAGATGAGAGGAACACGTGTATTTGGTCCTGTTGCTAGAGAACTTCGTGATAAACAATTCATGAAAATTGTATCATTAGCACCAGAGGTGCTTTAA
- the rplE gene encoding 50S ribosomal protein L5, with amino-acid sequence MAYSPRLKEEYKSKVIAALTDEFGYKNVMQVPKLTKIVVSKGVGAAVADKKLIDYAVEELATITGQKAIATLSKKDVASFKLRKGMPIGAKVTLRGEKMYEFLDRLVTSALPRVRDFNGIKATGFDGRGNYNLGVTEQIIFPEINIDKVNKISGMDITFVTTADTDKEAKSLLTELGLPFQKN; translated from the coding sequence ATGGCATATTCACCTAGACTTAAAGAAGAGTATAAAAGCAAAGTAATTGCTGCTCTTACAGACGAATTTGGTTATAAAAATGTAATGCAAGTACCTAAGCTTACTAAGATCGTTGTATCTAAAGGAGTTGGTGCTGCTGTAGCAGATAAAAAACTTATTGACTATGCAGTTGAGGAGTTAGCTACTATAACTGGACAAAAAGCTATAGCAACTTTATCTAAAAAAGATGTTGCATCTTTCAAATTACGTAAAGGAATGCCAATTGGGGCTAAAGTTACTTTACGTGGAGAAAAAATGTATGAGTTTTTAGATCGTTTAGTTACTTCTGCCTTACCACGCGTAAGAGATTTTAATGGGATAAAAGCAACTGGATTTGACGGACGTGGTAACTACAATTTAGGAGTTACTGAACAAATTATATTCCCGGAGATTAATATCGATAAGGTAAATAAAATTTCAGGTATGGATATTACATTTGTAACAACAGCAGATACAGATAAAGAAGCAAAATCATTATTAACTGAATTAGGATTACCTTTTCAAAAGAACTAA
- the rpsH gene encoding 30S ribosomal protein S8, with translation MYTDPIADYLTRIRNAVRANHRVVEVPASNLKKDITKILFEQGYILSYKFDDSSVQGTIKIALKYNKETKEPVIKKLQRISKPGLRKYAGSNELPRILNGLGIAIVSTSHGVMTGKQAKRDNVGGEVLCYVY, from the coding sequence ATGTACACAGATCCAATTGCGGATTATTTGACAAGAATTAGAAATGCAGTGCGTGCTAACCACAGAGTGGTTGAGGTTCCTGCTTCTAATTTGAAAAAAGACATCACTAAAATATTATTCGAACAAGGATATATTTTGAGTTACAAGTTTGATGACTCTTCAGTACAAGGAACAATTAAAATTGCCCTTAAGTACAATAAAGAAACTAAAGAACCTGTAATTAAGAAGTTGCAAAGAATTAGTAAGCCAGGTTTACGTAAGTATGCTGGTTCTAACGAACTACCTAGAATCCTTAATGGTCTTGGTATTGCCATTGTTTCTACTTCTCACGGAGTAATGACAGGTAAACAAGCCAAAAGAGATAATGTAGGTGGTGAAGTATTATGTTACGTTTACTAA
- the rpsQ gene encoding 30S ribosomal protein S17: METRNLRKERIGVVTSNKMQKSIVVAEVKKVKHPMYGKFVLKTKKYVAHDETNDCNIGDTVKIMETRPLSKSKCWRLVEIIERAK; the protein is encoded by the coding sequence ATGGAAACAAGAAATTTAAGAAAAGAACGTATAGGAGTTGTTACTAGTAACAAAATGCAAAAATCAATAGTTGTTGCAGAGGTTAAAAAAGTGAAACACCCTATGTATGGTAAGTTCGTGTTAAAAACAAAAAAATATGTTGCACACGACGAAACAAACGATTGTAACATTGGTGATACTGTAAAGATCATGGAAACAAGACCTTTAAGTAAATCTAAATGTTGGAGATTAGTTGAAATCATAGAAAGAGCTAAATAA
- the rpsE gene encoding 30S ribosomal protein S5 has translation MFQKYKSAELVKPGGLDLKDRLVGVQRVTKVTKGGRAFGFSAIVVVGDEAGVVGQGLGKSKDVASAIAKAVEDAKKNLVRIPIIKGTLPHEQKGKYGGARVNIIPAAPGTGVIAGGAVRTVLEAVGIHDVLSKSQGSSNPHNVVKATFDALLQLRDANAIARDRGISLEQVFNA, from the coding sequence ATGTTTCAAAAATATAAAAGTGCAGAGTTAGTAAAACCAGGTGGATTAGATCTTAAAGATCGTTTAGTTGGTGTACAAAGAGTTACAAAAGTAACTAAAGGTGGTAGAGCATTTGGTTTTTCGGCAATTGTAGTGGTTGGTGACGAAGCAGGTGTTGTAGGACAAGGTTTAGGTAAATCTAAAGACGTGGCCAGCGCCATAGCGAAAGCAGTTGAAGATGCTAAGAAAAACCTGGTTAGAATTCCTATTATAAAAGGAACTTTACCACATGAGCAAAAAGGTAAATACGGTGGAGCAAGAGTAAATATTATTCCTGCTGCTCCTGGTACAGGAGTTATTGCCGGAGGTGCTGTAAGAACAGTTCTTGAGGCTGTTGGTATACACGATGTATTATCAAAATCTCAGGGATCTTCTAACCCTCATAATGTAGTAAAAGCGACTTTTGATGCTTTATTACAATTAAGAGACGCCAATGCAATTGCTAGAGATAGAGGTATTTCACTTGAACAAGTTTTTAACGCTTAA
- the rpmC gene encoding 50S ribosomal protein L29, whose product MKQSEIKELSTAELQEKLGETKKSYSDLKMAHAISPLENPIQLRGIRRTVARIATELTKRELQ is encoded by the coding sequence ATGAAACAATCAGAAATTAAAGAATTATCTACAGCTGAGTTACAAGAAAAACTTGGTGAGACTAAAAAAAGTTATTCAGACCTAAAAATGGCTCATGCAATATCTCCTTTAGAAAATCCAATTCAGTTACGTGGTATTAGACGTACTGTAGCTAGAATTGCGACAGAATTAACTAAAAGAGAATTACAATAA
- the rplF gene encoding 50S ribosomal protein L6, protein MSRIGNNPVAIPEGVTVDINDGIVTVKGKLGELTQNFDSVDIKVEDGNVLVTRSSDSKDQKAKHGLYRSLMNNMIEGVSKGWTKELELVGVGYRASNQGQKLDLALGFSHNIVLNIAPEVKVETVSEKGKNPIVKLTSFDKQLVGQVAAKIRGFRRPEPYKGKGIKFVGEVIRRKAGKSA, encoded by the coding sequence ATGTCAAGAATAGGTAATAACCCAGTAGCAATTCCAGAAGGAGTTACGGTTGATATAAACGACGGAATAGTTACAGTGAAAGGAAAATTGGGTGAGTTAACTCAAAATTTCGATTCTGTAGATATTAAAGTTGAAGATGGAAATGTTTTAGTAACACGTTCTTCTGATTCTAAAGATCAAAAAGCAAAACATGGTTTATACAGATCATTGATGAATAATATGATCGAAGGTGTGTCTAAAGGATGGACTAAAGAATTAGAATTAGTTGGTGTAGGATATAGAGCATCTAACCAAGGACAAAAATTGGATTTAGCTTTAGGTTTTTCTCATAATATTGTTTTAAATATTGCTCCAGAAGTAAAAGTTGAAACAGTATCAGAAAAAGGAAAAAATCCAATAGTAAAGTTAACATCATTCGATAAACAACTTGTTGGTCAAGTAGCTGCGAAAATTCGTGGATTTAGAAGACCAGAGCCTTACAAAGGAAAAGGGATTAAGTTTGTTGGTGAAGTAATAAGAAGAAAAGCAGGTAAATCAGCTTAA
- the rplX gene encoding 50S ribosomal protein L24, with the protein MTKLKIKTGDTVKVIAGDHKGSEGKVQKVLIEKNKAIVEGVNMVKKHTKPSAQNPQGGIVEKEAAIHISNLSLLTSKGETTRVGYKVEGDKKVRFSVKSNEVI; encoded by the coding sequence ATGACAAAGCTTAAAATAAAAACTGGAGATACTGTAAAAGTAATTGCTGGAGATCATAAAGGGTCTGAAGGTAAAGTACAAAAGGTATTAATAGAAAAGAACAAAGCGATTGTTGAGGGTGTAAATATGGTGAAGAAACACACTAAGCCAAGTGCACAAAACCCTCAAGGCGGAATCGTAGAGAAAGAAGCTGCTATTCATATTTCTAACTTATCATTGTTAACTTCAAAAGGAGAAACAACTAGAGTTGGATATAAAGTAGAAGGCGATAAGAAAGTAAGATTTTCAGTAAAATCTAATGAAGTAATATAG
- the rpsN gene encoding 30S ribosomal protein S14, whose product MAKESMKAREVKRAKTVAKYAEKRKALKEAGDYDALQKLPKNASPIRQHNRCKLTGRPKGYMRTFGISRVTFREMANQGLIPGVRKASW is encoded by the coding sequence ATGGCTAAAGAATCAATGAAAGCCCGTGAGGTAAAAAGAGCTAAAACAGTAGCTAAGTATGCCGAAAAACGTAAAGCTTTAAAAGAAGCTGGCGATTACGATGCATTACAAAAGTTACCAAAAAATGCATCTCCTATACGTCAGCATAATAGATGTAAATTAACGGGAAGACCAAAAGGATATATGAGAACTTTTGGTATTTCTCGTGTAACATTCAGAGAGATGGCCAATCAAGGTCTTATCCCTGGAGTTAGAAAAGCTAGTTGGTAA
- the rplR gene encoding 50S ribosomal protein L18 yields MALTKNERRLRIKNRIRKVVSGTEARPRLAVFRSNKEIYAQIVDDVTGNTISAASSRDKDISAAKATKSEVAKLVGKALAEKALKAGIETIAFDRGGYLYHGRVKSLAEGAREAGLKF; encoded by the coding sequence ATGGCATTAACAAAGAACGAAAGAAGACTAAGAATAAAAAACAGAATCCGTAAGGTTGTTTCTGGTACAGAAGCTAGACCAAGATTGGCTGTTTTTAGAAGTAATAAAGAAATTTACGCTCAAATTGTAGATGACGTAACTGGTAATACTATCAGTGCTGCATCTTCAAGAGATAAAGATATTAGTGCTGCGAAAGCAACTAAATCAGAAGTAGCTAAATTAGTAGGTAAGGCACTTGCTGAAAAAGCTTTAAAAGCTGGTATTGAAACTATCGCTTTTGATAGAGGAGGTTATTTATATCATGGTAGAGTAAAATCATTAGCTGAAGGAGCTAGAGAAGCAGGACTTAAATTCTAA